One window from the genome of Armatimonadota bacterium encodes:
- a CDS encoding phage portal protein, producing the protein MSAFPRRGLKLFCNSNLPTIQKAMKMPLVSRRYLEEQERLRRADVGRIEALEATNGQINGQLQGMYDLVQKLTDQPQAYRWDNMWTWATPHSTKRRPMAVASLELLRNFADRYDVLRSCINHLKREAAAVPFEVIPKDVNDHSAETRNRCAEAAAFFGRHGGLGGFGKRPRHFQNEIFEDALVIGNYAVYIEFTRGGTPYTTLAIDAATIRPKVNSYGWQDSDNAFEQQVMGVPVRTFSAKELLWDGLWPVTNSPYFKSPVEYLLSVVMSALKADEWNRSWLTEGNHPNMLIGAPETWTPEQIERYQAYFDSILAGNTQERQKARIVPSGTSKLLDQSRKDADFQEFERWLMARTCSMMGVHPASIGYASEQYKYSQEAMMDATSMFGVGSILALRKELFDDLLEMLGFADLEMANRPNMEERADAKAERLTKECGGPYKTINEARSEIGLLPMEDGDELREAPGGASPSSDPFEFEDDQDDSRRLEDLRKWQAKAIARLKGDRPAQCEFQSLFIEESENAAIFESLGRCATTDEVVAVFRGYEDQLRGPDGRWIPMGPVVQFIEDSAKHKNTTKYLQVTTIGRLAAKRIEAQSGVNLLGWKVSLSADDIRHSLKRHGPNSIMAKNGQVPISQSTFIDAIRAINHPDDSRMEPGEKEGAPNLLHIHKKLSAKELVSVSVTSIGRRSVAIKTIYMR; encoded by the coding sequence ATGTCCGCGTTTCCGAGGAGAGGGTTGAAGCTCTTCTGTAACTCAAACTTACCCACCATCCAAAAAGCCATGAAAATGCCCCTTGTTTCCCGACGATACCTAGAAGAACAGGAGAGACTTCGACGGGCCGATGTTGGCCGAATCGAGGCTCTCGAAGCGACCAATGGGCAGATCAATGGCCAGCTTCAGGGAATGTACGATCTCGTCCAAAAGCTGACCGATCAGCCGCAGGCCTACCGATGGGACAATATGTGGACGTGGGCGACGCCCCACTCCACCAAGCGACGCCCGATGGCGGTCGCGTCCCTGGAACTCTTGAGAAATTTTGCCGATCGGTACGACGTTTTGCGCTCGTGCATCAACCATCTGAAGCGGGAGGCGGCGGCGGTTCCGTTCGAGGTGATTCCGAAAGACGTGAATGACCACAGCGCGGAAACCCGAAACCGATGCGCGGAGGCGGCGGCATTTTTTGGCCGTCACGGCGGACTCGGCGGGTTTGGAAAACGCCCGCGGCACTTTCAAAACGAGATTTTCGAAGACGCCTTGGTCATCGGCAACTACGCGGTTTACATCGAGTTCACCCGCGGCGGCACGCCGTACACGACGTTGGCGATCGACGCGGCGACGATTCGTCCCAAGGTCAACAGCTACGGGTGGCAGGATTCGGATAACGCCTTCGAACAGCAAGTGATGGGCGTTCCGGTGCGGACCTTCAGCGCGAAGGAACTGCTGTGGGACGGCTTGTGGCCGGTCACCAACTCGCCTTATTTCAAGTCGCCGGTCGAATACCTGCTGAGTGTGGTGATGTCGGCGCTGAAGGCGGACGAGTGGAACCGCTCTTGGCTGACGGAGGGCAACCATCCGAACATGCTGATCGGCGCGCCGGAGACGTGGACACCGGAGCAAATCGAGCGGTACCAAGCCTATTTCGATTCGATTTTGGCGGGGAACACACAGGAGCGTCAGAAGGCTCGAATCGTGCCGAGCGGCACTTCGAAGCTGCTGGATCAGTCGCGTAAGGACGCCGATTTTCAGGAATTCGAGCGGTGGCTGATGGCCAGGACGTGCTCGATGATGGGGGTTCATCCGGCGTCGATTGGGTACGCCAGCGAGCAGTACAAGTATTCGCAGGAAGCGATGATGGACGCCACGTCGATGTTCGGCGTCGGCTCGATTTTGGCTCTGCGGAAGGAGCTGTTCGACGACCTTTTGGAGATGCTCGGGTTTGCCGACTTGGAAATGGCGAACCGGCCAAACATGGAGGAGCGGGCGGACGCCAAGGCGGAGCGCCTGACCAAGGAATGCGGCGGGCCGTATAAGACCATCAACGAGGCGCGAAGCGAAATCGGCCTGCTTCCGATGGAGGATGGCGACGAACTGCGCGAGGCACCCGGAGGTGCGTCGCCCTCGTCCGATCCGTTCGAGTTTGAAGACGACCAGGACGATTCTCGGCGGCTGGAAGACCTTCGCAAGTGGCAAGCGAAGGCGATTGCGAGGCTGAAGGGCGACCGTCCGGCGCAGTGCGAATTTCAATCCCTCTTCATCGAGGAATCCGAAAATGCCGCCATCTTTGAATCGCTCGGGAGGTGCGCTACGACTGACGAAGTCGTGGCGGTCTTTCGCGGCTACGAAGATCAGCTAAGGGGGCCCGATGGCCGCTGGATTCCGATGGGGCCGGTGGTCCAGTTCATCGAGGACTCGGCGAAGCACAAGAACACGACCAAGTATCTGCAGGTGACCACGATTGGGAGGCTCGCGGCGAAGCGCATCGAGGCTCAATCGGGGGTCAATTTGCTCGGCTGGAAGGTCTCTCTCAGCGCCGACGACATTCGGCACTCGCTGAAGAGGCACGGCCCGAACTCGATAATGGCCAAGAACGGCCAGGTGCCGATTAGTCAGTCGACGTTCATCGACGCGATTCGGGCGATCAATCACCCGGACGATTCGAGGATGGAGCCGGGGGAGAAAGAAGGGGCGCCGAACTTGCTGCACATCCACAAAAAGCTGTCGGCGAAGGAGTTGGTGTCGGTGAGTGTGACGAGCATCGGCCGACGGTCGGTTGCGATCAAAACGATCTATATGAGATAG